One genomic window of Cellulophaga sp. Hel_I_12 includes the following:
- a CDS encoding efflux RND transporter permease subunit, which yields MLNKAIKFLIENKLVTVLMLTLFVGWGIVNAPFGWDTGFLPSNPVAVDAIPDIGENQQIVFTKWQGRSPQDIEDQITYPLTTSLLGIPGVKTIRSSSMFGFSSIYIIFEEEVEFYWSRSRILEKLNSLSANLLPQGVNPTLGPDATGLGQIYWYTLEGRDEKGNVTGGWDLQELRSIQDYYVKYALSGASGVSEVASIGGYVQEYQVDVDPEKMRQYNINLEQVVQAVKESNQDIGAQTLEINQAEYLVRGLGYVKSISDLENAVVSSENFTSLRIKDIANVTLGPATRRGILDKEGAEVVGGVVVARYGANPMEVITNVKEQIAELSSGLPSKVLTDGRTSQVTIVPFYDRTELIQETLHTLNEALTLEILITILVIIVMVFNLRASILISGLLPVAVLMVFITMKLFNVDANIVALSGIAIAIGTMVDVGVILAENMIRHIEDEKLRFKADGIEYTTNEIVYNATAEVSGAILTAVLTTIISFIPVFTLIGAEGKLFRPLAFTKTMALTAALVIALFLIPPFAAYLFRKTNIRERSKYLLNGLLILLGITAMVYGYWLGMVLIAFGTVALLSVRKIITAKRANLIHIIISCIAIVFLLAEYWRPLGFDRSILMNLIFVAIICFGLLGVFSIFQRYYDNILRWALQNRLLFLIIPTTVLILGVVIMRNTGKEFMPALNEGSFLLMPTSLPHSGVEENKRVLQQLDMAVATIPEIETVVGKAGRTESALDPAPLSMYENMIQYKSEYMRNDAGERQRYQMNDDGLFVLKNGKFIINPNNEINDDANYDVSQLKTTATNNHLIPDTDGEYYRNWRPEIKNPDDIWNEIVKVTKFPGVTSAPKLQPIETRLVMLQTGMRAPMGIKVKGPDLKTIEAFGLQLEELLKKSKGVKEQAVFADRIVGKPYLLIDIKREQLARYGISIMDVQEVLQVAVGGMQLTQTVEGRERYGVRVRYPRELRANPDDLKNIYVPVEKGSPVPLGELVDIRYEQGPQVIKSEDTFLVGYVLFDKLDGFAEVDVVESAQALIKQNIANGDLIVPKGISYRFTGTYENQLRAEKTLSVVIPMALAIIFLILYFQFKSVSTSLMVFSGITIAFAGGFIMIWLYGQDWFFNFNLLGENMRDLFNMKTINLSVAVWVGFIALFGIATDDGVVMATYLTQTFDREKPTDKKEIRLATLEAAGKRIRPCLMTTVTTILALLPILTSTGKGSDIMIPMAIPIFGGMIIDVTSYFLLPVLYSWREEFLLSQKQNKNQESENKTLTA from the coding sequence ATGCTTAATAAAGCTATCAAATTTCTTATTGAGAACAAGCTCGTTACAGTTCTAATGTTAACTCTGTTTGTCGGTTGGGGTATTGTAAATGCACCCTTTGGATGGGATACGGGTTTTCTACCCTCAAATCCTGTAGCGGTTGACGCTATTCCAGATATTGGCGAGAACCAACAAATTGTGTTTACCAAATGGCAAGGTCGATCTCCTCAAGATATTGAAGACCAAATTACCTATCCACTAACCACTTCCTTATTAGGTATTCCTGGTGTTAAAACCATTCGTAGTTCCTCTATGTTCGGGTTTTCGAGCATTTATATTATTTTTGAAGAGGAGGTCGAATTCTATTGGTCACGGAGTCGTATTCTTGAAAAACTAAACTCTCTTTCTGCTAATTTGTTACCGCAAGGGGTAAACCCTACATTGGGTCCTGATGCTACGGGATTAGGACAAATATATTGGTACACCTTAGAAGGTCGTGATGAAAAAGGGAATGTTACTGGTGGTTGGGATTTACAAGAATTACGTAGTATTCAAGATTACTATGTGAAATATGCCTTGTCCGGTGCAAGTGGTGTTTCGGAAGTAGCTTCTATTGGTGGTTATGTTCAAGAATATCAGGTGGATGTTGACCCAGAAAAAATGCGTCAGTACAATATCAATCTAGAGCAGGTAGTACAAGCTGTAAAAGAAAGTAATCAGGATATTGGTGCACAGACCTTAGAAATCAATCAAGCTGAATATTTGGTTCGTGGTTTGGGGTATGTGAAATCCATATCAGATTTAGAAAATGCGGTAGTTTCTTCTGAAAATTTTACATCCCTACGGATAAAGGATATAGCGAATGTTACACTTGGGCCAGCAACGAGACGTGGTATTTTAGACAAAGAAGGTGCCGAAGTTGTAGGCGGTGTGGTCGTAGCTCGTTATGGTGCAAACCCTATGGAAGTTATTACTAATGTAAAGGAACAGATTGCAGAACTTTCGTCGGGTTTACCCAGCAAAGTTTTGACAGACGGTCGCACTTCACAAGTAACCATTGTTCCTTTTTATGACCGCACAGAGCTTATACAAGAAACGCTGCATACCCTAAACGAAGCCCTTACCCTTGAAATTCTGATTACCATTTTGGTCATCATCGTTATGGTGTTCAATCTACGAGCATCCATTCTAATTTCCGGATTATTACCTGTTGCCGTGTTAATGGTATTCATCACTATGAAGCTCTTTAATGTCGATGCTAATATTGTGGCACTTTCCGGTATTGCTATAGCCATAGGGACTATGGTCGATGTTGGGGTTATCCTCGCTGAAAATATGATACGGCATATAGAGGATGAAAAGTTACGATTTAAGGCAGATGGAATTGAATACACTACAAACGAAATTGTCTATAATGCTACTGCCGAAGTTTCGGGAGCTATTTTAACCGCCGTTCTAACGACCATCATAAGTTTTATACCTGTATTTACGCTAATTGGCGCCGAAGGAAAATTATTCAGACCCTTGGCATTTACCAAAACCATGGCGCTCACGGCTGCATTAGTCATTGCACTTTTCTTGATACCACCATTTGCTGCTTATTTGTTCAGAAAAACAAATATTCGAGAACGTTCTAAATACCTTCTAAACGGTTTGCTAATCCTACTCGGGATTACGGCGATGGTATATGGCTATTGGTTAGGAATGGTATTAATAGCTTTTGGAACGGTTGCGCTATTAAGTGTAAGAAAAATTATAACGGCAAAAAGAGCGAACCTAATTCATATTATTATTTCGTGTATAGCCATCGTATTTCTGCTTGCCGAATACTGGCGACCGCTTGGTTTTGATCGAAGTATTCTAATGAATCTGATTTTTGTAGCGATTATCTGCTTTGGATTACTGGGTGTGTTTTCAATTTTTCAACGGTATTATGACAACATCCTGCGCTGGGCACTTCAAAACCGATTATTGTTTTTAATTATCCCTACTACGGTTCTGATTTTAGGAGTGGTTATCATGCGCAATACTGGAAAAGAATTTATGCCAGCGCTCAATGAAGGTTCTTTCTTATTAATGCCTACCTCTCTACCGCACTCAGGAGTTGAAGAAAATAAGCGGGTATTACAACAGTTGGATATGGCGGTAGCCACTATTCCCGAAATAGAAACGGTGGTAGGTAAAGCAGGACGCACAGAATCAGCACTAGATCCTGCGCCGCTATCGATGTATGAAAATATGATTCAGTATAAGTCCGAATATATGCGGAACGATGCAGGAGAGCGACAACGCTATCAAATGAACGATGATGGCTTATTTGTACTGAAAAACGGAAAATTCATCATCAACCCCAATAATGAAATTAATGATGATGCAAACTATGATGTTTCACAACTTAAAACTACAGCAACCAATAACCATTTAATTCCTGATACTGATGGCGAATACTACCGCAACTGGCGACCAGAAATAAAAAATCCTGATGATATCTGGAATGAAATTGTGAAGGTCACCAAATTTCCAGGAGTAACTTCCGCGCCCAAACTTCAACCTATAGAAACACGTCTTGTTATGCTACAGACGGGCATGCGAGCACCTATGGGAATTAAGGTAAAAGGGCCCGACTTAAAAACCATAGAAGCCTTTGGTTTGCAATTGGAGGAACTATTAAAAAAATCCAAAGGTGTAAAAGAACAAGCCGTATTTGCCGACCGAATCGTGGGTAAACCTTATTTGTTAATTGATATCAAGCGTGAACAATTAGCCCGATATGGCATATCGATTATGGATGTGCAAGAAGTGCTTCAAGTAGCTGTTGGCGGTATGCAACTTACCCAAACCGTGGAAGGGCGGGAACGGTATGGAGTGCGTGTACGGTATCCTAGAGAATTACGTGCCAATCCAGACGACCTTAAAAATATTTACGTGCCTGTAGAAAAAGGCAGTCCTGTTCCTTTGGGTGAGCTCGTGGATATTCGTTACGAACAAGGACCGCAAGTGATTAAAAGTGAGGACACTTTCCTAGTAGGCTACGTGCTGTTTGATAAGCTAGACGGTTTTGCCGAGGTCGATGTCGTAGAAAGTGCCCAAGCCTTAATCAAACAAAATATAGCAAACGGCGATTTAATAGTGCCTAAAGGAATAAGCTATCGTTTTACAGGTACGTATGAAAATCAATTACGGGCAGAAAAAACACTTTCTGTGGTAATTCCGATGGCACTTGCCATAATATTCTTGATTTTATATTTCCAGTTTAAATCGGTCAGCACTTCGCTTATGGTATTTTCAGGAATTACCATCGCTTTTGCTGGAGGATTTATTATGATTTGGCTGTATGGCCAAGATTGGTTTTTTAATTTTAATCTTCTCGGGGAGAATATGCGAGACCTTTTTAATATGAAAACTATCAATTTAAGTGTAGCGGTTTGGGTCGGTTTCATTGCCCTATTTGGTATTGCTACCGATGATGGCGTGGTGATGGCCACCTATCTCACACAGACTTTTGACAGAGAAAAGCCTACCGATAAAAAGGAAATCCGATTGGCAACCCTTGAAGCCGCTGGTAAGCGAATACGACCTTGCCTAATGACTACCGTTACGACAATTCTCGCATTGCTGCCCATACTTACCTCTACTGGGAAAGGAAGTGATATTATGATTCCGATGGCGATTCCCATTTTTGGAGGGATGATTATAGATGTTACGTCTTACTTCCTATTGCCCGTGCTATATAGTTGGCGGGAAGAGTTTTTGCTTTCGCAAAAGCAAAACAAGAATCAAGAATCAGAAAACAAGACCTTAACTGCATAA
- a CDS encoding TolC family protein, translated as MNRISTYIVLSLVSCFLSQFTNAQQLQSYIQEAEKNSPEIQAYNLRHTIAEEKVNEADWLPNTLMSAGYFVSEPETRTGAQRARFSVSQMLPWFGTITARENYASSIADAEYVEIVIAKRKLALSVSQLYYSLYAITAKQKILDENIELLKTYEKLALTSVEVGKASAVDVLRLQIRQNELQQQKEVLEETYLGEQTAFNKLLNRDGNTSVTILEALVLPSEDIFYDDNNLSLNPELLKYDKLYESIAQSEELNQAESNPMIGFGLDYLPVSDRPAMNFSDNGKDILMPMVSVSIPIFNKQYDSRSKQNELKQLEINAQKKNRLNVLESSFAKALSQRNQAKIIYNTQEKNLKQANDAEEILIKNYETGTIDFNDVLDIQELQLKFQINQIFAITTYYSQSAIVNYLITQ; from the coding sequence ATGAATAGAATATCAACATATATCGTCCTGTCTCTTGTCTCTTGTTTCTTGAGTCAATTTACAAATGCACAACAATTACAATCCTATATTCAGGAAGCAGAAAAGAATAGCCCAGAGATACAGGCCTATAATCTTCGCCATACTATTGCTGAAGAGAAAGTAAACGAAGCTGATTGGTTGCCTAATACGCTTATGAGTGCTGGCTATTTTGTAAGCGAACCAGAAACGAGAACAGGTGCACAACGTGCGCGCTTTTCGGTATCGCAAATGTTACCTTGGTTTGGTACCATCACAGCTAGAGAAAATTATGCGAGTTCAATAGCCGATGCCGAATATGTAGAAATCGTAATTGCCAAGCGTAAACTAGCGCTTTCCGTCTCTCAATTGTACTACAGCTTATATGCCATTACAGCAAAACAAAAAATACTTGACGAGAATATCGAGTTGTTAAAAACCTATGAAAAATTGGCCCTTACTTCCGTAGAAGTGGGTAAAGCTTCCGCAGTAGATGTGTTGCGATTACAGATTAGACAAAATGAATTGCAGCAACAAAAAGAGGTGCTCGAAGAAACCTATTTAGGAGAGCAAACCGCTTTTAATAAGTTACTGAATCGAGATGGAAATACAAGCGTAACCATACTTGAAGCATTGGTGTTGCCTAGTGAAGATATTTTTTACGATGACAATAACCTATCACTTAATCCAGAGTTGCTTAAATATGACAAACTCTATGAATCCATAGCGCAATCAGAAGAATTGAATCAAGCTGAAAGCAATCCTATGATTGGTTTTGGACTGGATTATTTACCTGTTTCAGACCGTCCTGCTATGAATTTTAGTGATAATGGGAAAGATATTCTAATGCCCATGGTTTCGGTCTCTATCCCCATTTTCAATAAGCAATACGATTCTAGAAGCAAGCAAAACGAACTGAAACAGTTAGAAATTAACGCTCAAAAAAAGAATCGATTGAATGTGTTGGAGTCCTCTTTCGCGAAAGCCTTATCGCAACGCAATCAGGCTAAAATTATATACAATACCCAAGAGAAAAACTTGAAGCAGGCAAATGATGCCGAAGAAATTCTTATTAAGAATTATGAAACTGGAACGATCGATTTTAATGATGTGCTGGACATACAAGAATTGCAGTTGAAGTTTCAAATCAACCAAATATTTGCAATAACCACATACTATTCGCAAAGCGCGATAGTCAATTATTTAATAACTCAATAA
- a CDS encoding heavy metal-binding domain-containing protein: MNNLKLILVLLAMVASVTVMSCKDGKTETTTETKTETTETQGVEYTSAYVCPMHCEGSGSDMEGKCPSCGMTYVKNEDHKANGHMHD; encoded by the coding sequence ATGAACAATTTAAAATTAATTTTAGTGCTACTAGCAATGGTGGCAAGTGTAACAGTGATGTCTTGTAAAGATGGAAAAACAGAAACAACTACAGAGACGAAAACCGAAACGACCGAAACACAAGGTGTAGAATATACTTCAGCATACGTCTGTCCTATGCATTGTGAAGGAAGTGGCAGCGACATGGAAGGAAAATGTCCAAGCTGTGGAATGACTTATGTAAAAAATGAAGATCACAAAGCAAACGGACATATGCACGACTAA
- a CDS encoding heavy metal translocating P-type ATPase produces the protein MKHTYHIHGMTCNGCRNHVEQTLSKVKGVTTASVDLEKAEATIEMTSHIPIEMFQKAMQDDGGSYSIHKKKPHPASPKGRSSDVKNDKSEKSPLRGLGATFYCPMHCEGDKTYDQPGDCPVCGMDLVEEVDLSATTKEQWTCPMHPEVVKDGPGACPICGMDLVPMEADSSAEEKTYKKLLKKFWIAVAFTLPIFLIAMSEMIPDNPLYDVIEQKSWNWIQLALSIPVVFYATWMFFERAYRSIKTWNLNMFTLIGIGSGVAWLFSVFGMLFPDFFPEQFKTENGAVHVYFEAATVILTLVLMGQVLEARAHSKTNSAVKELLKLAPNKAVRLVDGKEEEVSIDTIEKGDVLRVKPGDKIPVDGSITEGKTTVDESMISGEPIPVDKVEHDKVSSGTINGNQSFLMKAEKVGSDTLLSQIVHMVNDASRSRAPIQKLADTVSGYFVPVVVIISLITFAVWALWGPEPTYVYALVNAIAVLIIACPCALGLATPMSVMVGVGKGAQNGVLIKNAEALEKMDKVDTLIVDKTGTITEGKPTVEKIGVFRERFRESEITHFITSLNSSSEHPLAEATVKYGKERNIEISKTENFSAVSGKGVEGTVDGKKLALGNAKMMEFAKATISSEMQTEAQSYQKQGKTVSYLAADGEVSGYVVIGDKIKQTSSQAIKELQDKGIAVIMLTGDNHDTAKAVASELNLADFKAGMLPEDKLKEVTKLQEQGKVVAMAGDGINDAPALAKSDVGIAMGTGTDVAIESAMITLVKGDLHGIVKAKNLSHAVMKNIKQNLFFALIYNTLGVPIAAGVLFPFFGILLSPMIAALAMSFSSVSVIANALRLRTKSIN, from the coding sequence ATGAAACACACCTATCACATACATGGAATGACCTGCAACGGTTGTCGCAATCACGTAGAGCAAACACTTTCTAAAGTAAAAGGCGTGACAACGGCATCGGTGGATTTAGAAAAAGCAGAAGCCACGATTGAAATGACATCACATATTCCTATTGAAATGTTTCAGAAAGCGATGCAGGATGATGGCGGCTCTTACAGTATTCACAAAAAGAAGCCCCACCCAGCCTCCCCGAAGGGGAGGAGCTCTGACGTAAAAAACGATAAGAGTGAGAAAAGCCCCCTTCGGGGGTTGGGGGCTACATTTTACTGCCCGATGCATTGCGAAGGCGACAAAACCTATGATCAACCTGGCGATTGCCCTGTATGCGGTATGGATTTGGTGGAAGAAGTAGATCTATCTGCAACGACTAAAGAACAATGGACGTGTCCAATGCATCCAGAGGTAGTCAAAGACGGGCCTGGAGCTTGCCCTATTTGTGGGATGGATTTAGTGCCAATGGAAGCAGATAGTTCCGCAGAAGAAAAGACGTATAAAAAGCTCTTGAAAAAATTCTGGATAGCTGTCGCTTTTACCTTGCCCATTTTCTTAATTGCCATGAGCGAGATGATTCCTGACAATCCTTTATACGATGTAATAGAACAAAAATCGTGGAACTGGATTCAGTTGGCATTGTCCATTCCCGTAGTGTTTTATGCTACGTGGATGTTTTTTGAACGTGCGTATCGCAGTATCAAAACATGGAATCTTAATATGTTCACGCTTATTGGCATCGGTTCTGGTGTGGCCTGGTTATTTAGCGTATTCGGGATGTTGTTTCCAGACTTTTTTCCTGAGCAGTTTAAAACTGAAAATGGTGCAGTCCACGTGTACTTTGAAGCAGCAACGGTCATACTCACCCTAGTACTAATGGGTCAGGTTTTAGAAGCTAGAGCACATAGTAAAACCAATTCAGCAGTAAAGGAATTATTAAAGCTTGCACCCAATAAAGCGGTACGTTTGGTCGATGGAAAAGAAGAAGAAGTTTCTATCGATACCATTGAAAAAGGAGATGTTCTACGGGTAAAGCCAGGCGATAAAATTCCTGTGGATGGTAGCATTACAGAGGGCAAAACAACGGTAGACGAATCCATGATTTCGGGAGAGCCGATACCTGTCGATAAAGTTGAGCATGACAAAGTTAGTAGCGGCACTATTAATGGGAATCAGTCTTTTTTAATGAAAGCCGAAAAAGTAGGTAGCGATACCTTACTTTCTCAAATCGTCCATATGGTAAACGATGCTAGTCGTAGTCGTGCGCCTATTCAAAAATTGGCAGATACGGTTTCGGGCTACTTTGTACCTGTGGTGGTCATTATTTCATTAATCACTTTTGCGGTTTGGGCACTTTGGGGTCCAGAACCCACTTATGTATATGCACTAGTAAATGCTATTGCGGTGTTAATAATTGCTTGTCCCTGTGCTCTAGGATTGGCTACGCCGATGTCCGTAATGGTAGGTGTTGGTAAGGGAGCGCAAAACGGGGTATTGATTAAAAATGCCGAAGCGTTGGAGAAAATGGACAAGGTAGATACCTTGATTGTGGATAAGACAGGTACTATAACCGAAGGAAAACCAACGGTAGAAAAAATTGGAGTTTTTAGAGAACGCTTTCGTGAAAGCGAGATAACGCACTTTATAACTTCCTTGAACAGTTCTAGCGAGCATCCTCTTGCCGAAGCTACCGTAAAGTATGGTAAGGAACGGAACATTGAAATATCAAAAACCGAAAATTTTAGTGCGGTATCAGGAAAGGGTGTAGAAGGAACTGTCGATGGTAAAAAGTTAGCCTTAGGGAATGCCAAAATGATGGAATTTGCCAAGGCCACCATTTCCTCAGAAATGCAAACCGAGGCTCAATCCTACCAAAAACAAGGAAAAACCGTTTCCTATCTGGCCGCGGATGGCGAAGTGTCAGGCTATGTAGTAATAGGCGATAAAATCAAACAAACAAGTTCCCAAGCAATAAAAGAATTGCAAGATAAAGGCATCGCTGTGATAATGTTAACAGGCGATAATCACGATACTGCCAAAGCCGTAGCGAGCGAACTCAATCTTGCTGATTTTAAAGCAGGTATGTTGCCAGAAGACAAACTCAAAGAAGTAACAAAATTGCAGGAACAAGGAAAAGTAGTTGCAATGGCTGGCGATGGCATCAACGACGCACCTGCACTTGCCAAAAGTGATGTAGGTATCGCCATGGGAACAGGAACTGATGTGGCTATCGAAAGTGCTATGATTACCCTAGTCAAAGGAGATTTACACGGCATTGTAAAAGCAAAAAATTTGAGTCATGCCGTCATGAAGAATATCAAGCAAAATCTATTTTTTGCATTGATTTATAATACGCTCGGAGTTCCTATAGCGGCAGGAGTTTTATTCCCATTTTTTGGAATATTATTATCCCCTATGATTGCGGCTTTGGCCATGAGCTTTAGTTCGGTATCGGTCATAGCAAATGCCTTAAGGCTCAGAACAAAATCAATAAATTGA
- a CDS encoding DUF305 domain-containing protein: MNSESNKDQINGKNNYTKFVGMLVASFIAMYSTMYLNTYVIDHVYFSLTRFYMSCLGIATMAIIMFVAMRNMYQNKKKNIAIVFGSIVLFVGALGLVRDQKSTVGDLLWMKAMIPHHSIAILTSERADIKDPEVKRLAEDIIEAQRKEIAEMKEMIERLESE, from the coding sequence ATGAATTCAGAAAGCAACAAAGACCAGATAAATGGAAAGAACAACTATACAAAATTTGTTGGAATGCTAGTAGCATCGTTCATTGCCATGTATAGTACCATGTACCTGAACACCTACGTCATAGACCATGTTTATTTTAGCTTAACAAGGTTCTATATGAGCTGTTTAGGCATCGCAACAATGGCGATTATAATGTTTGTGGCGATGCGAAATATGTATCAGAATAAAAAGAAAAACATAGCGATAGTCTTTGGGAGTATTGTACTGTTTGTAGGGGCATTGGGACTTGTTCGTGACCAAAAATCTACGGTGGGTGATTTACTATGGATGAAGGCTATGATACCGCACCACTCTATTGCCATTTTAACTAGTGAACGTGCTGATATCAAAGACCCCGAAGTGAAACGACTCGCTGAGGATATCATCGAGGCACAACGCAAGGAAATTGCCGAAATGAAAGAAATGATTGAACGATTGGAAAGCGAATAG
- a CDS encoding cation transporter has product MDKSIFKIAKMDCPSEEAMIRMKLDSYVQIEKLDFDIPNRKLTVFHNGNLNSIQAAIAELKFKDELVSSEPTNEVVVDEATSQRKMLWAVLLINFVFFGLEMTTGIISRSMGLIADSLDMLADSFVYALSLLAVGGSPIRKKNIAKTAGYFQMVLAIIGFIEVIRRFTNISEIPNFNTMIIVSILALIANGLCLYLLQKSKSKEAHMQASMIFTSNDVIINSGVIVAGVLVLWTNSRIPDLIIGAMVFVVVIRGSIKILKLGK; this is encoded by the coding sequence ATGGATAAGTCAATTTTTAAAATAGCCAAAATGGACTGCCCTTCAGAAGAAGCAATGATTCGGATGAAGTTAGATTCTTATGTGCAAATCGAAAAGTTAGATTTTGATATTCCCAATCGAAAACTAACGGTTTTTCACAATGGTAATTTAAACAGTATTCAAGCTGCCATTGCCGAATTGAAGTTTAAAGATGAATTGGTTTCTTCTGAACCCACCAATGAAGTCGTTGTCGATGAGGCGACCAGTCAGCGTAAAATGCTATGGGCTGTTTTACTTATAAACTTTGTCTTTTTTGGGCTTGAAATGACAACAGGAATAATTTCTAGGTCTATGGGGCTTATTGCCGACAGTCTTGATATGCTTGCTGATTCATTTGTTTATGCATTAAGTCTTTTGGCAGTAGGCGGCTCGCCGATACGAAAGAAGAATATCGCAAAGACTGCAGGGTATTTTCAGATGGTACTTGCCATAATTGGATTTATTGAGGTAATTAGGCGGTTTACAAATATATCTGAAATCCCCAATTTCAATACAATGATTATAGTATCGATTCTAGCCCTAATAGCAAATGGGTTGTGTCTGTATCTATTACAAAAATCCAAAAGCAAGGAAGCCCATATGCAAGCAAGTATGATTTTTACATCAAATGATGTAATCATCAATTCAGGTGTAATAGTAGCTGGCGTATTGGTACTTTGGACAAATTCAAGAATACCTGACTTGATTATTGGGGCAATGGTTTTTGTCGTTGTAATTAGAGGTTCAATTAAAATTTTAAAATTAGGAAAATAA